In Pedobacter sp. W3I1, one DNA window encodes the following:
- a CDS encoding Crp/Fnr family transcriptional regulator, giving the protein MSNEEQEILAPFLKSFSVKKKAFLLEEGQTCRANYFVVKGCLRLYFIDIKGAEQTTQFAIENWWITDLTSFLFHEQSEFYIQAAETTEVIAIEHHHYEEMFHKLPKLERYFRLILQKNHQASQRRIKFLYSQTAEERYRHFNSLFPEFVQRVPQYMLASYLGFTPEFLSKIRAKK; this is encoded by the coding sequence TTGAGTAACGAAGAGCAGGAAATTCTTGCCCCGTTTCTCAAATCTTTTTCTGTTAAAAAGAAGGCTTTTTTATTAGAAGAAGGACAAACCTGCAGGGCGAATTATTTTGTAGTAAAAGGCTGCCTGAGGCTTTATTTCATTGACATAAAGGGTGCTGAGCAAACCACACAGTTTGCAATCGAAAACTGGTGGATTACTGATCTAACCAGCTTTCTATTTCATGAGCAATCTGAATTTTATATCCAGGCAGCAGAAACAACGGAGGTGATTGCCATTGAACACCATCATTATGAAGAAATGTTCCATAAATTACCTAAGCTGGAGCGATATTTCAGATTGATTCTGCAGAAAAATCATCAGGCCTCACAGCGGAGGATAAAATTCCTATACAGCCAAACCGCTGAAGAAAGATACCGCCATTTTAATAGTTTATTCCCCGAATTTGTACAGCGTGTGCCACAGTATATGCTGGCTTCTTACCTCGGCTTTACACCAGAATTTTTAAGTAAAATCAGGGCGAAGAAATAG
- a CDS encoding GLPGLI family protein yields MKTTLKYIILFAVIFISKSLSAQNIHFVQNGIIEFEKRSNMYALIKKKINKDNESYMAQAFDQYKKNNPQFKVAKSTLSFNKDKSLYKWPSVEETANPSWVARDALVDLKNTIATDYNTSTSIAQKAVYEDTYLVKDSLRKINWKITDETREIAGYECRRANAIIMDSIYVVAYYANQIAVSGGPESFTGLPGMILGLALPHENITWFATKVTEVVVPEKDLTPPTKGKPTNNKGLADKITSALKNYGPEALSELKAFSL; encoded by the coding sequence ATGAAAACTACACTAAAATATATCATCTTATTTGCTGTTATTTTCATCAGCAAGAGCTTATCTGCTCAAAATATACACTTCGTACAAAATGGCATAATCGAGTTTGAAAAAAGATCGAATATGTATGCTTTGATCAAAAAGAAAATCAATAAAGATAATGAGTCTTATATGGCCCAGGCTTTTGATCAATACAAGAAGAATAATCCTCAATTTAAAGTTGCTAAAAGTACCCTAAGCTTTAACAAGGATAAAAGCTTATATAAATGGCCATCTGTAGAGGAAACCGCAAACCCAAGCTGGGTTGCAAGGGATGCGCTTGTCGATTTAAAAAATACAATAGCTACCGATTATAATACCAGCACCAGTATTGCTCAAAAAGCAGTTTATGAAGATACCTATCTGGTTAAAGACAGTCTGCGTAAGATTAACTGGAAAATTACCGATGAAACAAGAGAAATTGCGGGTTACGAATGCCGCAGAGCCAACGCCATTATTATGGATTCGATTTATGTAGTGGCTTATTATGCTAACCAGATCGCCGTTTCTGGTGGCCCAGAATCATTTACCGGGTTGCCAGGGATGATTTTAGGTTTGGCTTTGCCGCACGAAAACATAACATGGTTTGCTACTAAAGTAACAGAAGTTGTCGTTCCTGAAAAAGACTTAACTCCACCTACAAAAGGAAAACCAACCAATAATAAAGGTTTAGCGGATAAAATAACTTCAGCATTAAAGAATTACGGCCCTGAAGCGCTTTCGGAGCTAAAGGCTTTTTCACTTTAA
- a CDS encoding outer membrane beta-barrel family protein: MKRLLLSLCFFIFITTYSKAQSLHTIKGRTIDTASTTLLSGTSIAVLNAKDSTLVKFTRAAENGSFELTGIKNGKFILLVSYPKYADFVDHFTLDSTALVKDYGKINLTGMAKILADVIIKGNRTAIKIKGDTTEFDPKAYNIEPNSKVEDLIKQFPGFQVDKDGKITAQGKTVPKVLVDGEEFFGDDPTLVTKNLRADMVESVQLYDKASDQASFTGVDDGEKTKTLNIKLKEDKKNGYFGKVQGGYGTKDFYQGQGMFNKFWGKKKFSAYGILGNNGTVGLGWDDRDKYGASGGLTMSDDGGMYFSSGGDDFDSYDGQYNGQGLPVARTGGLHFDNKWNKDKESLNTNYKIGSIRVQGTRNSISQNNLESGVQNNTSDESFDNDMFRQKLDAMYELKIDTTLTMKVNVDGALKKSNTSNHFLTSTTGENDKFLNSSDRTLSNEVDDQSFNMNVLFTKKLKKKGRTLSLNLNQSINKSNSEGYLNSLNKRANQTGTGIIDSLTNQLKTNDITNSAFKLNAAYTEPLSKTLTVIINYGLTLMNGKSDRLSFNQSLSGRYDILDTLYSNNFELNQTINQAGAIFNYKKGKTVINFGSKFSGVNFKQDDIYHNKTYVRNFINYMPQASYQYRFSQQKSLRINYNGNTNQPSLDQLQPVRINNDPFNVVEGNQDLRPSFRSNVSASYSSYKVLTNQSVWLSGSYSFTANPIISDVTTDNVGKSTYRYINYNDKMQTNFYLYGQISRKVNALGEINIGLNANASGSSSYNFITTDLGRTLNNTKNYSYSGGLNISKYKDKSYSFYTRFGPSYNMARASIGRNSDGWGWTGYASGNVQLPGKFEISTDAEYQYNGKTQVLTESFERLIWNASLSKKFFKAENLKFSATVNDILNQNIGFNRSANNTTISQSSYTTIRRYLMFSVSWDFSKMGGGIKTQK, translated from the coding sequence ATGAAACGCCTATTACTCTCGTTGTGCTTTTTTATTTTTATTACTACTTATTCAAAAGCACAGAGCCTTCATACCATTAAAGGCCGAACGATTGATACTGCATCGACAACTCTTTTATCGGGAACCTCTATTGCCGTTTTAAATGCAAAAGATTCTACTTTGGTAAAATTTACCCGGGCAGCAGAAAATGGCTCATTCGAGCTTACCGGAATTAAAAACGGGAAGTTTATCCTATTGGTTTCTTATCCTAAGTACGCAGATTTTGTAGATCATTTTACACTCGATTCTACCGCTCTGGTTAAAGATTATGGAAAGATTAACCTTACCGGGATGGCCAAAATCCTAGCCGATGTAATTATTAAAGGAAACAGAACAGCCATAAAAATTAAAGGTGATACCACAGAGTTTGATCCAAAAGCATATAATATCGAACCAAACTCAAAAGTGGAAGATCTGATTAAACAGTTTCCGGGCTTTCAGGTAGATAAGGACGGGAAAATTACAGCTCAAGGCAAAACGGTTCCGAAGGTATTGGTAGATGGTGAAGAATTTTTTGGTGATGATCCTACATTGGTCACGAAAAATCTTCGTGCTGATATGGTAGAATCGGTTCAACTTTACGATAAAGCAAGCGATCAGGCCAGCTTTACTGGCGTTGATGATGGCGAAAAAACCAAAACACTTAACATCAAACTAAAAGAAGATAAAAAGAACGGTTATTTCGGTAAAGTGCAAGGTGGTTATGGAACAAAAGATTTTTATCAGGGCCAGGGAATGTTTAATAAATTCTGGGGCAAAAAGAAATTTTCGGCCTACGGCATTTTGGGCAATAATGGAACAGTAGGTTTAGGCTGGGATGACCGGGATAAATACGGAGCTTCTGGTGGCCTGACGATGAGTGATGATGGTGGAATGTATTTTAGTAGCGGAGGCGATGATTTTGATAGTTATGATGGACAATATAATGGTCAGGGTTTACCAGTAGCCAGAACCGGTGGTTTGCATTTCGATAACAAATGGAATAAGGATAAAGAATCGTTAAACACCAATTACAAAATTGGATCGATCAGGGTTCAGGGTACTCGAAACTCAATAAGTCAGAACAATTTGGAATCGGGAGTACAGAATAATACCTCTGATGAATCTTTCGATAATGACATGTTCAGACAAAAACTGGATGCCATGTATGAGCTAAAAATCGATACGACTTTGACCATGAAAGTTAATGTTGATGGCGCATTGAAAAAAAGTAATACCTCAAACCATTTTTTAACCTCAACTACCGGTGAGAATGATAAATTCCTAAATTCATCAGATAGAACGCTAAGCAATGAGGTAGATGATCAAAGTTTTAACATGAACGTTTTATTCACCAAAAAATTAAAGAAAAAAGGTCGCACATTATCATTAAATTTAAATCAATCGATCAACAAAAGTAACAGCGAAGGGTACTTAAACTCGCTTAACAAACGGGCAAACCAGACTGGAACTGGAATAATAGATAGTCTCACTAATCAATTAAAGACTAACGATATCACAAATAGTGCCTTTAAGTTAAATGCTGCTTATACCGAGCCTCTTTCAAAAACTTTAACCGTGATTATTAACTATGGCCTAACTTTAATGAATGGAAAATCAGATCGGCTATCCTTTAATCAATCATTAAGTGGCAGGTATGATATATTAGATACCCTTTACAGCAACAACTTTGAACTGAACCAGACCATTAATCAGGCTGGTGCAATTTTCAACTATAAAAAAGGTAAAACTGTTATCAATTTTGGATCGAAGTTTAGTGGTGTAAATTTTAAGCAGGATGACATTTACCACAACAAAACCTATGTCAGAAACTTTATTAATTACATGCCGCAAGCATCTTATCAATATCGTTTTTCTCAGCAAAAATCATTACGGATCAACTATAATGGTAATACCAACCAACCCTCACTTGATCAACTTCAGCCGGTTAGGATAAATAATGATCCGTTTAATGTTGTGGAAGGAAATCAAGATTTAAGACCGTCGTTTAGGAGCAATGTTAGCGCTAGTTATAGCTCTTACAAAGTTTTAACCAATCAATCGGTTTGGTTAAGCGGTTCCTACAGCTTTACTGCAAATCCAATTATTAGCGATGTAACAACTGATAATGTTGGTAAAAGTACCTATCGCTATATCAATTACAATGATAAAATGCAGACGAATTTTTATTTATATGGACAAATCAGCAGGAAGGTAAACGCGCTTGGAGAGATAAATATTGGTTTAAACGCAAACGCAAGTGGAAGTTCTTCTTATAACTTTATTACCACTGATTTAGGCAGGACCTTAAATAACACTAAAAACTATAGCTACAGCGGGGGATTAAATATCTCGAAATACAAAGATAAAAGTTATAGCTTTTATACACGCTTTGGCCCCTCATATAATATGGCAAGAGCAAGTATTGGCAGGAATAGTGATGGGTGGGGATGGACTGGTTATGCGTCAGGTAATGTGCAATTACCTGGGAAGTTTGAAATATCAACAGATGCAGAATACCAGTACAATGGAAAAACACAAGTGCTAACCGAAAGCTTTGAGCGTCTGATCTGGAATGCATCCTTAAGCAAAAAATTCTTCAAAGCCGAAAATTTAAAGTTCTCTGCAACCGTAAATGATATCTTAAACCAAAATATCGGTTTTAACCGTTCGGCCAACAATACAACCATAAGCCAAAGCAGTTATACCACTATAAGGCGGTATTTAATGTTCTCGGTATCATGGGATTTTAGCAAAATGGGCGGCGGTATTAAAACTCAAAAATAA